The genomic window AGCACCACGATGCGCCCTCCCGGAGCGGCGTATCCCAGGCTCTCCTCCAGCAGGCGGGGCATCCCCACCGCCTCCACGACCACGTCAGCCCCGAACTCGCCGGTAAAATCGGCCAGCGCTCCGGCAAGATCCCCGGTCCTGCCGTTGACCGTCCTGTCGGCCCCGAGGGTTTCGGCCACTTTCAGGCGGCTGTCCGCGAAATCGGTGATGAGCACTTCCGCTCCGGCGATCTTCATGGCCTGCAGTATGCAGAGGCCGATGGTTCCGGCGCCTATGACGAGGACTTTGTCTCCCTTTCCCGCCTCGCTCCTGGCCAGCACTTCCGCACCAATGGAGAAGGGTTCGATAAGGGCCGCCTTTTCCCAGCCCATTCCCCCGGGAAGGGCGTAGACCTTTTCCTCGGGGACGGCGATGTAGTCGCAGTAGCCCCCGTCCACCTGGACTCCGAGGCATTTGACGGTGCTGCAGAGATTGTCGTACCCTCTGCGGCAGGAAACGCACTTTCCGCAGGACACCACCGGATCCACGGTCACCCGGTCTCCCCTGGAAAACCGGCTTACGCCGCTTCCCACGGACTCCACCTCGCCCACAAGCTCATGGCCGAGAATCCTGGGAAGGGCCACGTCCGACCGCTCTCCCTGGTAAATGTGAAGATCGGAGCCGCAGATTCCCGCAGCCCTCACCCGGACGAGAACCTCTCCCTCCGTTGGCAGGGGCATCCTGTCCTCGAATATCTGGATCTGCCTCGGGGCTACAAGTTTGGCACTTCTCACGGAATTCACCTCCGCCCTTGTCGGGCCCGTATTGAAGGACGGCCTTTCAAGACCGTCCCGGAAAAACTATGTATAAACCGCTTTGCATCCGGAGGGACGCCGCAGTATGTTTTCATGGTCGCGCCGCCGTTTTTCCTTTCTTTCCCGCTCTCTCCGGCGGTCAACGAAAAACCGGCAGGGGCCCCGGCACAGCCTGTTTCGCGGAAGGCGGGAGAGCCGGGAGGACCCTCCCGCCCGCTGCATTTTTAGTTGTTCGCCGCTATGATGAGATCAAGCAGTTCCGTTCCGAACTTGGCCCTGTAATCTTCCCACACGGGCTGAACCGCCTTGACGAAGGGCGCCACGTCCACCTCGTTGAACTTCACGTTATGGGCCTTCAGCTCCTCCACGGTCTTGCCGACGAAGGCGTTCCAGTATTCACGCTGCTTGGCCTCTGCCTCGCGGCCCGCTTCGACAATGGCCTTCTGCTGTTCGGGGGTCAGCTTGCCGAAAGCCTGCTTGCTGATGAGCACCAGGTCGGGAACCATGAAATGCTGGGTCCATGAGAAAATATCGGACACTTCATAGAGCTTGAGGGTCAGAAGGGTAACGGGGTTGTTCTCCCATCCGTCGAGCACGCCCTGCTGGAGAGCGCTGTAGACTTCGCCCTGGGCCATGGGGGTGGCGATGGCGCCCATGGCATTGAGAGTGTTTACCATGAGCTTGCTGTCCATGACGCGGATCTTGAGTCCCTTCAGGTCCTCCGGCTTGGTGATGGGGCGCTTGTTGTTGATGAGGTTCCGGGAGCCGCCGTCGCCCCAGTAGAGGAAGACGAACCCTGCCTTCTCGATGTCGGCCTTGATCATCTCCCCGGCCTTGCCGTTGAGGGCCTTGAACATGTGTTCCGTGCTCTGGAAGACATAGGGAAGAGACAGCACGTCCATGGCGGGGACGAACTGGGCCATGGGCCCCGCGTTGGCCATGCACATCTCGAGGGTTCCGGCCTGCATGCTTTCCAGGGCCTCCCGCTGGCCGCCAAGGGCGCTGTTGTTGAACAGGCGGACTTCAACCGATCCGCCGGTCTTCTCCTTCACCTTTTCGGCGAAGAAGACCATGGATTCGGTGGTGGGATTGCCGTCGGGGAGAACGTTGGAGAGCTTCAGCACAACCGGAGCCCCGTAGGCAAAGGACGCCGCGAGAAAAACGAAAAGAAGCGCAAGCGCAAAGGTCTTTTTTCCGAACATGGAATTACCTCCTTCTTTTCTGCTTCCAAATCCTCTTTCCTCCCCTTCGGGGAAGGATTTCCGCTGCCTGGTGCCGCCGCCTCTGCCTCCGTTGCAGCATGAACAGGTTTTCCTCTCATACCTCCCTTCGCCGGAAATGAGCCTTCCCGGCCGAAACTATCTGAGCCCCATCACAAGCTGCGGGAGGAAGGTGATGATCTGGGGGAAGACCGTGATCAGGGCAAGAACCACCACCATGGTAAGGAGATATTTGGAGTAGGCTCCCAGGATCTCCCCGAGTTTCGCCTTCGCTATTCCCGTAGCCACGAAAAGAGATATGCCCACCGGCGGGGTGCACTGACCGATGGCCATGTTGACAATGGTCATGATGCCGAAGTGGATGGGCGTCACGCCGAGCTGCCGGGCGATGGGAAAGAGAATGGGCACGAGAATGATGATGATGGGCGAAATGTCGAGGAAGGTGCCCATGAAGAGCATGAGGGCGTTCATGAGGAAGAGGATGACCAGCCGGTTGTCCGACAGGGCGAAGACCGCCTTCGCAATCTTGTCCGGAATCTGCTCCGCCGCCAGGATCCAGCCGAAGCTGGAAGCCGTGGCGATGCACAGGACCACCACGCCGGTGGTGATGCCCGTCTTGACCATAATTGAAGGTATGTCCTTCCACTTGAGTTCGCCGTAGACGAACCGCCCCACCACGAAGGAATAGAAGGCCGCCACCACCGAGGCCTCCGTGGCCGTGAAGACGCCGGAGAGGATGCCTCCCATGATGATGACCATGGTCATCAGGGCCAGGATGGAGTCGGTGAAGGCATGCCACCGCTCGCCCCAGGTCGCTTTCGGTTCCGCCGGGAGGTTCCGCTTTCGGGCGAAGATGCCGCTGGTGACCATGAGGGCCAGCCCCATGAGGATGCCGGGAAAAACGCCGCCCAGGAAGAGCCCTCCGATGGAAATGCTTCCGGTGATTCCCAGAATGATCATGGGTATGCTCGGGGGAATGATGATCCCGATGGCCCCTGCGGTGCCCACCACGCTGGTGGCCAGGTCCTTCCCGTACCCCTTCTTTTCCATGGCCGGAATGAGGACGCTGCCGATGGCCGCCGTGTCGGCCGCCGTGGAGCCGGAGATGCCGGCGAAGAACATGGCCGCCACGATGCTGATCATGGACAGGCCGCCCCGGATATGGCCCACCAGGCTGGAGGAAAAGGAAATGAGCCGCCTGGAGATGCCGCCGCTCTCCATGAAGCCGCCGGAGAGAATGAAGAAGGGGATGGCGATGAGGGAGAAGGACTCCACGGAGGTATACATGCGCTGGACCACGATCAGGGGATCCATGCTGCCGGCGAAGAGCAGTGCGATTGCCGCAGAAATTGCAAGGGAGAAGGAGACGGGCATCCGGATGACGAGCAGGAGAACGAAGGCCGAGAAAATGGTGACAGTCATGTCAGTCCCTCCACTCCGAATGATGCCGGGAGAACAGGCCGGTGAGATGGTTCAGGGAATGGATCGCCATGAAGGTGCCGCTCAGGGGCAGGATCACGTAGGGGCCGCTCATGGTGAAGGGCATCATGGCCATGAGCTGCCGCTGGTTGAGCTTTACGAGGAAAAGGCCTTTCCAGATCATGAACAGCGCAAAGGCAAAAATCATGGCATAGACCGCCAGGGAAAGGAGTTTCTGGATCTTCTGCGGGAGGCGGACCACGAAGATTTCCACCTCGAAATGGGAAAGTTCCCTCACAGCAAGGCCGGCGCCGAGAAAGCTGAACCAGACGAACATGTACATCAGGAGGGCCTCCGACCACATGATGGGGGCTTTGATGACGAAACGGCTGATGATCTGGAGGAGCCCCAGGACCACCATGACCGTAAGGAGAACGATGAGCATCCACCGTTCCAGCCGCGCCGCGAAGGCATCGAGCCTTTCCATGAACGGTCCGCTCCCCTGCCTTACCTGAGGACGGACATGGGAACGCCGTCCATGTCCGAGAAGGACTGGTTCTCTCCCGCCATGCCCCAGACAAAGCTGTAGCTGGTGCTTCCGACGCCTGAATGGATGGACCAGCTCGGGGAAATAACCGCCTCGCCGCTGCGGACAACGATGTGGCGCAGTTCGGAGGGCCGGCCCATGAAGTGGAAGACCACTCCGTCTTCGGGAAGGTTGAAGTACATGTACACCTCCATCCGCCGTTCGTGGGTGTGGGTGGGCATGGTGTTCCATACGGAGCCCTCGGCCAGTTCCGTCATGCCCATGGAAAGCTGGCAGCTTTTCACCACGTCGGGATGGACGTACTTATTGATCACCCGTTCGTTGCATTCCTTTTTCGTACCCAGGGCCTGCTTCACCGCCATCTCCCTGGTGATGAGGGTGGTGGGCCAGGCGCTGTGGGCCGGGCAGCTGAGGAGGTAGAACTTCGGAGTGCTGCCGGTCTCGGGTTCAAAGGAAACATCTTTCGTCCCCATGCCGATATAGAGGGCCTCGTACCGGTTCAGCCGGCGGGAGGTCCCGTCTGTGACCACCGTACCGGGGTCTCCGATGTTGAGCACCGCCATTTCTCTCCGCTGGAGGAAGAAGTCCACGCCGAGCTCTTTCCCGCCTTTCAGGGAAAGGCTCTTTGACACAGGACAGGCCGAACCGGTGATCATCCTGTCTACGTGGGAATAAACGAGGGGGATTTCATCAGGGGCGAAAAGGCCCCTGATCAGAAACTCGCCGCGGAGGGCTTCGGTGTCGTACCGCTTCACATCTGCCGGGTTGGCTGAATTCCGTACTTCCATCGGTTCTTCCTCCTTGTTGTCCGATTTTCCTGCCTCGCTGCGCCGGTTATCCCCGGTATCCCAGTTCCCTGGAAATGGCCAGGGCCGTCTCCCGGATTTTCGCTCCAAGGGCAAGAGACTGGCTGTCGCTGAAACGATAGGCCGGAGCACTGATGCTCACCGCCCCCACCGGGCAGCCCCTGAGGTCGAGGATGGCGGCCCCCACGCACCGGATGCCCTCCTCGTTCTCCTCCACTTCTTCGCAGAAACCCCTTTCCCTGCCGGCTGCGAGGAGATTTTTCAGCTCTTCCTTGTCAGTGACGGTGTTCTCCGTCCGGGGCAGCAGCTCCGTTCTGTCCAGGTAGGCGTCAAGTTCAGCTTCCGATAGGGCTGCGAGGATCGCCCGCCCTCCGGACGTGCTGTACAGGTCCCGCTTGGCCCCTATGCGGGAACGCATCCCCACGGGATGGGGGCTGT from Aminivibrio pyruvatiphilus includes these protein-coding regions:
- the kduI gene encoding 5-dehydro-4-deoxy-D-glucuronate isomerase yields the protein MEVRNSANPADVKRYDTEALRGEFLIRGLFAPDEIPLVYSHVDRMITGSACPVSKSLSLKGGKELGVDFFLQRREMAVLNIGDPGTVVTDGTSRRLNRYEALYIGMGTKDVSFEPETGSTPKFYLLSCPAHSAWPTTLITREMAVKQALGTKKECNERVINKYVHPDVVKSCQLSMGMTELAEGSVWNTMPTHTHERRMEVYMYFNLPEDGVVFHFMGRPSELRHIVVRSGEAVISPSWSIHSGVGSTSYSFVWGMAGENQSFSDMDGVPMSVLR
- a CDS encoding TRAP transporter substrate-binding protein; the encoded protein is MFGKKTFALALLFVFLAASFAYGAPVVLKLSNVLPDGNPTTESMVFFAEKVKEKTGGSVEVRLFNNSALGGQREALESMQAGTLEMCMANAGPMAQFVPAMDVLSLPYVFQSTEHMFKALNGKAGEMIKADIEKAGFVFLYWGDGGSRNLINNKRPITKPEDLKGLKIRVMDSKLMVNTLNAMGAIATPMAQGEVYSALQQGVLDGWENNPVTLLTLKLYEVSDIFSWTQHFMVPDLVLISKQAFGKLTPEQQKAIVEAGREAEAKQREYWNAFVGKTVEELKAHNVKFNEVDVAPFVKAVQPVWEDYRAKFGTELLDLIIAANN
- a CDS encoding TRAP transporter large permease, with translation MTVTIFSAFVLLLVIRMPVSFSLAISAAIALLFAGSMDPLIVVQRMYTSVESFSLIAIPFFILSGGFMESGGISRRLISFSSSLVGHIRGGLSMISIVAAMFFAGISGSTAADTAAIGSVLIPAMEKKGYGKDLATSVVGTAGAIGIIIPPSIPMIILGITGSISIGGLFLGGVFPGILMGLALMVTSGIFARKRNLPAEPKATWGERWHAFTDSILALMTMVIIMGGILSGVFTATEASVVAAFYSFVVGRFVYGELKWKDIPSIMVKTGITTGVVVLCIATASSFGWILAAEQIPDKIAKAVFALSDNRLVILFLMNALMLFMGTFLDISPIIIILVPILFPIARQLGVTPIHFGIMTIVNMAIGQCTPPVGISLFVATGIAKAKLGEILGAYSKYLLTMVVVLALITVFPQIITFLPQLVMGLR
- a CDS encoding TRAP transporter small permease; this translates as MERLDAFAARLERWMLIVLLTVMVVLGLLQIISRFVIKAPIMWSEALLMYMFVWFSFLGAGLAVRELSHFEVEIFVVRLPQKIQKLLSLAVYAMIFAFALFMIWKGLFLVKLNQRQLMAMMPFTMSGPYVILPLSGTFMAIHSLNHLTGLFSRHHSEWRD
- a CDS encoding zinc-binding alcohol dehydrogenase family protein, encoding MRSAKLVAPRQIQIFEDRMPLPTEGEVLVRVRAAGICGSDLHIYQGERSDVALPRILGHELVGEVESVGSGVSRFSRGDRVTVDPVVSCGKCVSCRRGYDNLCSTVKCLGVQVDGGYCDYIAVPEEKVYALPGGMGWEKAALIEPFSIGAEVLARSEAGKGDKVLVIGAGTIGLCILQAMKIAGAEVLITDFADSRLKVAETLGADRTVNGRTGDLAGALADFTGEFGADVVVEAVGMPRLLEESLGYAAPGGRIVVLGFHPEPAKIPEVIVVKKELKIIGSRMNCRRFPQVIEWFEKGQVNPEALISAVYPFEKINTAFRDILEDPEKYLKVLITY